A stretch of Methylogaea oryzae DNA encodes these proteins:
- the rpoZ gene encoding DNA-directed RNA polymerase subunit omega, whose amino-acid sequence MARVTVEDCLDKVDNRFHLILLASKRARQVMHGATPLVPAGTDKPTVVALREIAAGVVNQETVDKEPPIVRRPPPPPVEIIDDNGF is encoded by the coding sequence ATGGCACGCGTAACCGTAGAAGACTGCTTAGACAAAGTCGATAACCGTTTCCACCTGATCCTGCTGGCCTCCAAGCGCGCCCGCCAGGTCATGCACGGCGCCACGCCGCTGGTGCCGGCCGGCACCGACAAGCCCACCGTGGTGGCGTTGCGCGAAATCGCCGCCGGCGTGGTGAACCAGGAAACCGTCGATAAAGAACCGCCCATCGTGCGCCGCCCGCCGCCGCCGCCCGTGGAAATCATCGACGACAACGGCTTCTGA